The following is a genomic window from Chitinivorax sp. B.
TATTGCCCAGCTATCCAGAATTGTTACACTCAATAATATCAACATTGCTGTTCCAATCGATCCAAAGGAGCGAAAAGACTATCCTTTGGTGTTGAGTGCATTGGCAAAGACTTATCGTTATCTAGACCCAGAAGAGGCTTTGGCAGTGAAAAAGGCCGAGGCTGACAAGAAGAAGAACAAGTGAGGGCTGATAAATCATGAATAAACAATATCTGATTTGGCCGATGCTGTTTCTTGGTTCTGTGCTGGCGGGATGTGCCGGTGAGGAATTTGGTGACTTGAAGACTTGGATGGATGAAAGCAGCAGAAATCTTCGTGGCAAGGTCGAGCCATTACCAGAAGTGAAGCCTTATGAGCCCTATGCTTATGAAGCATTCAATCTGACTGATCCGTTTAGCGCCATAAAGCTCAAGATGGATAAGAGCAAAGCCAGTGCGTTTGCTCCTGATACCAATCGTCCTAAAGAGCCATTGGAGTCCTTTGATCTTGAGAAGCTCAAAATGGTCGGTACGCTATCCCGTACAGGTGTAATTTATGCGTTGATCAAAACCCCGGACAACACCATGTACCGTGTCAAGACGGGGAACTACATTGGGCAGAATTTCGGTTTGATCACCGGCGTGACTGAATCTGAAGTGAAAATTAAGGAAATCGTCGAAGATAGCAATGGAGACTGGGTTGAACGAGCCAGTGCCATTGCGCTTGATGAGCAACAACAGGAGCAAAAAAAATGATAAGAAGTAATCGCAGATGGATTGCCTGCGTTGCTCGTGCGTTGATTGGACTAACGCTCCTGACGAAGGTTGGGGGGGCGATTGCTGCCGATTTGGTCGCAAACGCAATCAAGTCCATCGACGTATCGCAACAGGTCGGCGATAAGGTCGTGGTGAAATTTACGATGGATGCAGCAGCAACGGCACCTGCCAGTTTTGCAGTCAATAGCCCGCCTCGTATTGCATTGGATTTTCCAAATACGTCAAATCGTATTGGTAAAAACAACGTCGATGTTGGTGCTGGAGTGTTGCGTAGCGTCAATGTTGTTGAAGTGACAGGTCGTACCCGTGTTGTGTTGAACTTGGACAAAGCAGCCAATTACGAAACGCGCACCGAAGGAAATCAGCTGTATCTTACCCTCTCGAATGTTGCTGGGGGAAATCAGTCTGTCAACGTATCAACTCAATTTTCATCATCAACGGCAAGTTCAGCTGCTTCGACTGCAGGTCCTAATACGATTCAGAAAATCGATTTCCGCCGTGGCCGAGAAGGTGAGGGCAAGGTGGTAGTCGATTTGCGCAGTGGCAATGCGGGGATCGACATTCGTCAGCAAGGCAAGTCTTTGATTGTCGAACTGCTGAAGGTCAAGTTACCACGTGAGCTTGAGCGTCGCCTGGATGTAACGGATTTTGGAACCCCAGTGCAGCGTATTGATGCATTGTCGCAAGGGGGAAACACCAAGTTGGTGATTGAGCCCAAGGGGCTGTGGGAATATTCAGCATACCAGACTGATAATCAATTTGTTGTTGATGTCAAACCAGTTGTTGAAGATCCAACTCGCCTGACACAAGGTAGCAAACTGGGTTACAAAGGCGACAAATTGTCTCTGAATTTCCAGAATGTAGAGGTGCGTACAGTTCTTCAGGTAATCGCAGAGTTTACTGGCCTTAATATTATTACCAGTGACACTGTGAAAGGTGATCTGACACTGCGTTTGAAGGACGTGCCTTGGGATCAAGCGCTGGAGATTATTCTGCAGAGTCGTGGTTTGGATCAGCGCAAGAATGGCAATGTTGTTTGGATTGCCCCACGTGATGAGCTGGCCGCCAAAGAAAAAGCTGAGCTGACTGCTAAACAAGAGTTGTCCGAACTCGAGCCGTTGCGCACCGAAACTTTCCAACTTAAATATCACAATGCAGAGGCTTTCCAAAAGATTCTGCAGGATGATAAGCAGAAACTGTTGTCCAAGCGTGGTAGTGCAGTTATTGATACTCGAACCAATACGTTGTTCATCCAGGATATTCCTTCACGCCTAGAAGAATTACGTGTTTTGATAAACAAGGTGGACGTAGCGGCTCGTCAGGTATTGATTGAGGCCAGAATTGTTGTTGCGGATGACAACTTTGGTCGTGAGCTTGGTGTGAAGTTGGGCCTGCAAGGTCAAAACATCAAGAATTCAACCAAAACAGGCATTTCAGGTAATTCTTCTAGTGCTACCAACTTAGCGAACAACGGTACAATTCCGTCTGCAGGTGACACGATGGTGAATTTGCCTCTGGCATCGACTACAACTGCAGGCGGTACGCTAGGTGTTGCCGTATTGAATGCTGCGCGTGGCATACTTTTGAATCTTGAGTTGCAGGCAATGGAAACCGACAAGAAAGGTAAAGTCGTATCCAGCCCGCGTGTCGTAACGGGTGATCGCCAAAAAGCTAAAATTGAACAGGGAACAGAAATCCCGTATCGAACTGTCACATCGACAAATAACGTGACAACGACAACCATCGTCTTTAAAAATGCTGCGTTGAGTCTGGAAGTTACACCGCGCATTACGCCTGATGGCAAGATTTCCATGGATTTGGAAATCAAGAAGGACCAGGTGGGTAGCGTTGCAGGCTTCGATGACTTTGTAATCAATAATAAGCGTGTGTTCACTACCGTCCTGGTCGGGAACGGTGATACAGCAATTATTGGTGGTATCTATGAGCAGGATGCAGAAGATACACAGTCCAAGGTACCATTCCTGTCTGATATTCCAATTCTTGGTAACCTCTTCAAGAGTACCAAGAAGAAGGATAACAAGTCAGAATTGTTGATCTTCATTACGCCGAAGATTCTGGATGAGACATTGTCGCTTCGCTAATCTTGCGTGATTTCGTTACAATGCCTGCCATGAAAATGGCAGGCAATATTTTTTTGGTGGGTATGATGGGGGCCGGTAAGACATCCGTGGGACGTGTCTTGGCGCGGCGATTGCATCATGAGTTCATCGATTCCGATCATGAGATAGAGGCGCGCACAGGTGTGCGCATTCCTACTATCTTTGAGATCGAAGGGGAAGCGGGATTCCGTAGCCGCGAGCAAGAGGTGATTGCAGAATTGGTCACTTATCCCAACATTGTTCTGGCAACTGGCGGTGGTGCCGTACTAAAACCCGAGAATCGTGCAGCCTTGCGAAAACATGGGGTGGTAATTTATCTCAGTGCAACGGTCAATGATCTACTGGAGAGAACGCTGCACGATAAGAATCGCCCATTGTTACGTACCGATAATCCGAGAGCACGGCTTGAAGCCTTGCTGAAGGAGCGAGATCCTTTGTATAAGGATGTGGCGGATCTGGTCATTGATACAGCCAATCATAATGTGCATAGTTTGGCGACCTCGATTGAGCGCAGGCTGGCACGTCTTTCCGGTAGAAAGCCGCATGACACAACAGACACTTGACTTGCATTTGATGGGGCATAGTTATCCCATTCACATTGGAACGGGCCTATTGAGTAATCAAGAAATCTTTCGTCGTGCTATGGGTTCACAGCGCCGCGCAGTGATTGTTTCCAATGAGACTGTCGCACCACTTTATCTGACAGTGCTGACGTCAACGTTGGCGGCAATTGGTTGTGAGACTGTTTCGATCGTTCTGCCTGACGGTGAGAGCTATAAAAACTGGGAAACCCTCAATAGCATCTTTGATGGCCTTCTTCAGAATGCTTGTGAGCGCAAAACACCTATCATTGCATTAGGTGGAGGTGTGATTGGTGACATGACAGGTTTTGCTGCAGCTACCTATCAACGTGGTGTTCCATTCATTCAAGTACCTACCACATTGCTGGCACAGGTGGATTCATCGGTTGGCGGTAAAACGGCTATTAACCATCCACTTGGTAAGAACATGATTGGTGCGTTTTATCAGCCCAATGCGGTCATTGCAGACATCGATACACTGAGATCGTTGCCAAATCGTGAGTTGTCTGCTGGATTGGCTGAAATTGTAAAGTATGGCGTATTGGGGGACTACCCATTTTTCGAATGGCTGGAATCCAATGTCGAAATGCTGATGAGACGTGATCCAATTGCATTGAGGTATGCAATTCACCGCTCTTGTTCTGACAAAGCAGCTATTGTCGAGCAAGATGAAAAGGAAAATGATATCCGGGCATTGCTGAACCTTGGACACACCTTTGGGCATGCCATCGAAGCTGGATTGGGA
Proteins encoded in this region:
- a CDS encoding pilus assembly protein PilP translates to MNKQYLIWPMLFLGSVLAGCAGEEFGDLKTWMDESSRNLRGKVEPLPEVKPYEPYAYEAFNLTDPFSAIKLKMDKSKASAFAPDTNRPKEPLESFDLEKLKMVGTLSRTGVIYALIKTPDNTMYRVKTGNYIGQNFGLITGVTESEVKIKEIVEDSNGDWVERASAIALDEQQQEQKK
- the pilQ gene encoding type IV pilus secretin PilQ, whose protein sequence is MIRSNRRWIACVARALIGLTLLTKVGGAIAADLVANAIKSIDVSQQVGDKVVVKFTMDAAATAPASFAVNSPPRIALDFPNTSNRIGKNNVDVGAGVLRSVNVVEVTGRTRVVLNLDKAANYETRTEGNQLYLTLSNVAGGNQSVNVSTQFSSSTASSAASTAGPNTIQKIDFRRGREGEGKVVVDLRSGNAGIDIRQQGKSLIVELLKVKLPRELERRLDVTDFGTPVQRIDALSQGGNTKLVIEPKGLWEYSAYQTDNQFVVDVKPVVEDPTRLTQGSKLGYKGDKLSLNFQNVEVRTVLQVIAEFTGLNIITSDTVKGDLTLRLKDVPWDQALEIILQSRGLDQRKNGNVVWIAPRDELAAKEKAELTAKQELSELEPLRTETFQLKYHNAEAFQKILQDDKQKLLSKRGSAVIDTRTNTLFIQDIPSRLEELRVLINKVDVAARQVLIEARIVVADDNFGRELGVKLGLQGQNIKNSTKTGISGNSSSATNLANNGTIPSAGDTMVNLPLASTTTAGGTLGVAVLNAARGILLNLELQAMETDKKGKVVSSPRVVTGDRQKAKIEQGTEIPYRTVTSTNNVTTTTIVFKNAALSLEVTPRITPDGKISMDLEIKKDQVGSVAGFDDFVINNKRVFTTVLVGNGDTAIIGGIYEQDAEDTQSKVPFLSDIPILGNLFKSTKKKDNKSELLIFITPKILDETLSLR
- the aroK gene encoding shikimate kinase AroK, with amino-acid sequence MPAMKMAGNIFLVGMMGAGKTSVGRVLARRLHHEFIDSDHEIEARTGVRIPTIFEIEGEAGFRSREQEVIAELVTYPNIVLATGGGAVLKPENRAALRKHGVVIYLSATVNDLLERTLHDKNRPLLRTDNPRARLEALLKERDPLYKDVADLVIDTANHNVHSLATSIERRLARLSGRKPHDTTDT
- the aroB gene encoding 3-dehydroquinate synthase; the encoded protein is MTQQTLDLHLMGHSYPIHIGTGLLSNQEIFRRAMGSQRRAVIVSNETVAPLYLTVLTSTLAAIGCETVSIVLPDGESYKNWETLNSIFDGLLQNACERKTPIIALGGGVIGDMTGFAAATYQRGVPFIQVPTTLLAQVDSSVGGKTAINHPLGKNMIGAFYQPNAVIADIDTLRSLPNRELSAGLAEIVKYGVLGDYPFFEWLESNVEMLMRRDPIALRYAIHRSCSDKAAIVEQDEKENDIRALLNLGHTFGHAIEAGLGFGTWLHGEAVAAGMVMAAHVSARMGMLSMEATHRVEALIQRCNLPIRGPRLGVDRYMSLMAHDKKVEAGKIRFVLIEAIGRAVLRADVPADVLSDAIEYCTV